Within Desulfobacter sp., the genomic segment CCAGGAATGCCAGCAATGCCGCCTCAAAGGCGTTCTGCATGAGGATGGCCAGGTCAAAATTCTTTCTGCGGATATCCCGGGCCAACCTCAGAGTGCCCGCCCCCATTTTATGGCGTCCGCCATTCTCATAGATCATAACCTCATCCACATGGGGGTTGGATTCATATACCGGCACCACCCAGGGTTTGGCCAATACAGCGATATGGGCTTGGGGGAAATTTTTACGCACCGCCCGGATCACGGGGGTGGTCATGATGGCGTCCCCCACCCAGTTGGCGGCCCGGATCAGGATCCTACCCCGACTTCTGTCGTCGAATTTGATGAATTTCATATTTTTTTAGGCCAGGGGCTATAGTTTTTGGTTTTCCAACGGTTGTGGACCCAAAAATATTGATCAGGATATTTTTTCACCATGGATTCAATGGCATCGTTGTAATTCTGTGTGTTTATTTCAAGATCCTTAATGTTGTCATTGGTCTCAACCAACTGTATTTCAGGTAAAAACTCGATAAGGTATTCTCTGCTTTTCCGGACCGTATACATTGGGATAACTGGAGCCTTGGTTCTCAAAGCTAACATGGCAAGCCCTTTATTAGTACAGGCGGGTCTGCCGAAAAATTCGACAAAAGCCCCTTTATACCAATCTACATTCTGATCCAACAATGTTCCCACCACACCACCAGATTTCAGAACATCATTAATTGTATCCGATGCCCCGATGATGGGTATCATGGTCACCCCGAACCGCTGCCGCATACTCCGGATCAACCGGTCCAGGGGAGAAAAATCCAGAGCGCGGTAAACAGCATATCCCCTGAAGCCGGTTTCGTCGATGGCCGGTATCAGCATTTCAAAATTCCCCATGTGGCAGGTGACCACAATGACGCCCCGGCCTTTGGCATGGGCCTGTTTAACATGCTCCAATCCCTTTATGGTGAAATGGGAAAGGAACGCTTCCTTGCTGAATTTCTGGGCCCAGGCCACTTCAAACAGGATGGATGCAATATTTTTAAACACCCGCTTACCCATGGCCTCAATCTGGGCCTGGTTCATCTCATCTCCAAAGCACCGGGTCAGGTTGTCCAGGGTTATCTTCCTGTGCCGGCGGTCGATTCTGAACCAGAGCAGCCCGATGAGATCGGCACAGAAATCAGCCGCCCATACGGGAATCCTGCCAAGCATCATCACCAACAGCATGAGGAGCCGGTATATTTGATCGTCGTTCATAAATTCAATTTCGATTTAAAAAATTGTTTAAACCCATCCTCGTTGTCAAACCCCATCCGGACACCGATCACCCCCAGATCCATTTCCCAGTCAAAGCCGGGGTCCATTTTGGTGTGGTCCTTTTCCGTGGTGAGCACCATATCTGCCCCAAGGGTTCGGGCGTGGGCCTTTACCGCCTCAAAATCAGCCCTGTTATACCTGTAATGGTCCTGAAATTCAAGGTGGGCAAGAATCTGCACCCTTAGGCCGGCAACGGTATTTCTAAATGCATGGTTTTGGGCGATTCCCGAAAACAATACTGCTTTTTTCCCCTTAAGGCCCTCTACTCTTGGTTGTATATCAAGGTTAGGAGGACAGGCCGACCATCTGGCCAAGAAGGGCTGATGCCGGGTATAAAATATAGGGTGATCCGGAAAGTAATCTTCTACCTCGTGGATCCTTTTTTCTGCAGCACCCTTATTTCCGGATATCGGGCACCGGGTCAAAACGATACCGTCAATCCGCTCACGGGCCATGGCCGGGGTCTCCCGCAGGCGCCCGGCCGGCAGCATCCGACCGTTACCCAAAGGCCTGTCATGGTCAAACAGGACCAGGTTTAGCTCCCTGGCAAGGGCCAGATGCTGGAATCCGTCATCCAGGATAATTACGTCGGGATGAAAGGTGTCAACGGCCAACCGGCCGGCCGTATACCGTTTTCTGCCCACCACCACAGGAAACCGCTTTTTCATGGCCATCATAAAGGGTTCATCACCTGCCGCCTGCGCATCCATAAGTACCTGGCCGCCGTCACCGACCACTGCGGCAGCCTCCTTATAATTCCCGCCATAACCGCGACTGACCACCACCGGCCGATATCCCATGTCGATCAACAGCTCAGCCAGATAAATGGTCATGGGGGTTTTACCCGATCCTCCGGCTGTGATATTGCCAATGGAGATTACCGGGCAGGGCAGTTTTTTTTGTTTTAAAATCCCGGCCCAGTACATGGCCAGTCGGATCCCCGTCATGGCCTGGTAAACATAGGAAACAGCGACTAAAACGCCTTCCAGGGAAAAAACGCCAGGCCGGTATTCCCGGTCCGATATCTCGGTGATTCTTTTTTCCAGGTATTTAAGAAAAGATTTAATGGAGAAAACCATGATCCAGCCTTTTGATCATTCTATCCAGGGCGCCGACATTATTTAAAAACACCTTTAGGGCCGCCTCGCCCATGGCCCGGCACCGCCCGGCATCGGCCAGCATCGCCCCAGCCCTTTCCGCCAGCGCCCCGGAGCCATCCACCCTTTCAGCCCCGCCGCCATCCAGAAGCAGTCTTTCCATCTCACTGAAATCCGTCATATGAGGACCGAAGAGTACTGGTTTGGCAAACATGGCAGGTTCCAGGGGGTTATGGCCTCCGCAGGAAACAAGGGAGCCCCCGACAAAGGCAAAATCGCACAGGGCATAGGCCATGGCCAGTTCTCCCATACTGTCGATAAAAAGAATATCCGCCCCGGATTTCTCGGGCCCGGAATCCGATAGGCGAGCAGTGGCAAATGGTGCCAAGTGCTGTTCTTTGAGCAATTGCCCGGTCCGGTTGGGGTCCCTGGGGGCGATGATCAACCGGAGTTCAGGGCAATTTTCTTTTATTTTGGAAAATGCCTCCACCACCATGGCCTCTTCACCGGGGTGGGTGGAGCCGGCAATCCATACGGGTTGCCCGGTCCGGATGCCGAACCTTTCCCTGAGCTTCTCCAATTCCGTCGGGGAGATCTCGGGCCTGGGCTGGTCAAACTTCATATTGCCGGTAACACTGATACGGGCTTCGGAAACCCCAAGCCGCCTGAACCCCGCTGCGTCCTCCCGGGTCTGGGCCATGATATGGGAGAGGCCGGAAAAAAAAAGGACAGTGGCCCGGCCCAGGCGCAGGTAACCTTTTAAGGAGCGGGGTGAAATTCTTGCATTGACCAGAACCACCGGTATCTGTTTTCCTTTCATGATGGAGAGGAACCCCGGCCAAAGATCAGTTTCCACAAGGCAGACCAGATCCGGCCGAACCCTGCCGGCCACAGCCAGAACCGCCCCCCATAAGTCAAAGGGGAAATATCCCAATCCATGGAGTGGAGACCCTTCTTTTTCAGGGCCCATCAGGCGCCGGGCCGTTTCAAATCCCGTCCGGGTCGAGGCGGTGAAAATGATCTGGGCATTAGGCTTTTCCTCTTTCATCCGCCGGACAAAGGGGAGGGCGGAATTCACTTCCCCCACGGAGAGGGCATGAATCCATATCCGGTATGCTCCCGATTTTTTCTTTGGAATGCCCGTAAACATGCCCAGGCGCTGCAGCAGATTGGCCCGGCGTTTTTCAGATGCCAGCCAAACCAGGGGCAGAAAAGGAAGGACCAGCAAAAAAACAAGGCTGGCAGCGATGTGGTAAAGAATCATCATTTCTTCTCTTTTATTCCGTCTGGATGAGATAGATGATCCCAAGGCAGAAAAAAACGATATTTCCCACCCAGGCCGCCACCAGGGGCGGCAGTATCTTGGCATACCCCAGGGACATGCAGAATCCGTAGACAAACCAGTAGAGAAAACAGATGACCACCCCCAGGGCAATGGCCACTGGCAGGTTGGTTTTCACAAAGGAGCGCATGCCTGTAGCGGCCCCTGTCAGGGCCATGATCACACATATGAAGGGAAAGGCCAGCTTACCGTTCATGTCCACCTTATAAGTGGTGGCGTCGTATCCTTCGGCCGTCACCTTTTTTACATAGGAGCGGAGTTCAGAAAAACTCATCTCGTCGGATTTCTGGGCCACCCGTCCCAGGTCTTCGGGTTTGATATCAAGGGTACGCCGGATTTCAGGCAGTGTGGACACCATATAATCGGTGTCGGCAGGATTGTACATCTGGCGGGTCACCCCCTGGAAGACCCATTCCCCGTTGTCGTAATACCCTTTTTTTGCATCTATCCGGGCCTCAATTCTGAATCCCTCCCCCATAGTGGTGCAGGTGATCCCCTCGGCGGTCTGCTGGACCGGATCGTAAAAATTAATATGGACCAGGGTCGACCCGGATTTAATCCATATGTCGTTGCGCCCCTGGGACATCTGTGCCCGCCCTGACATCTCCTGGTACCGGATGTAATTGGCTTTGGCCATGGAGATGGGGATCAGGGTCTCCCCCATCAAAATCATAACGCCGGCAAGCAGGGTGCCGGCAAGCAGGGCGGGCTTCACCAGAAAATAGACGGAGATTCCCGAGGACTTCAGGGCCGTCAGTTCCATATTACGGTTCATAATGCCAAAAGAGGCAATAACGGCCAGAAGCAGGCTGGCCGGTGTCAGCTGGACAAACATGAAGGGCAGTTTGAGAAGCACATACCAGAGCCCCCGGCCCAGGCCGATGCCTGAATTGAAAAAATTGTCCATCCGGGAGAGGTAGTCAATGAAGACAAAGAGCACCAGGATCATCACCTGGATGATGATAAAAAACTTAAAAAACTCTTTCAGCCAGTATCTGTGGAGGCACTTCACGAATTTGTCCTCTTTTTCAATCTCTTTTTCAAGGCTTCCACGCCCCGCCTCACCACCCGGGGCAGTCGCACCGGTTCCTCTTTGGCATTGCGGACCAGCAGGTAGATGCCCGCCGCCCCCATCACCACATTGGGCAGCCACATCCCGATGACCGGGGGATAATGCCCGGTCTCGCCGGCGGACCAGCCCGCGGCCAGCAGGAAATAATAAAGCAGGAAAAAGAAGATGCCCAGACCGAACCCTGAAGACCTTCTCAGGGACATGGACTGGACGCCCAGGGGAAAGGCCAGAAGCCCCAAAGAGAGGCAGGCAAAGGGAATGGAAAATTTTTCATGGAAGACCATCCTGGCCTCGCTGTCCAGGGCCTCGGTTTTAAACCCGGCTCTTATGCGGTGCACCAGTTCGCCCAGGCTCATTTCATCCAGGTCCTTGACCAGTTTTTTGTTGCCCCCCTTTTGCATACTGGCCAAATCGATATTGATGTCGTAATGGCCGAAATTGATGTGGGTGACGGAATTGTCGTCTGCGTTCACCTGGTTGATCCCCCCGTCATAGAGGCGGATGGTATAGACCTCTTCATTGCTCATCCGGATCAGCTTTCCCCGGGGGGCCACGGAGATGGAAATAACCCCCCGTGTCCGCCGGTCTTCAATGAAGACATCGGTCAGCTCCCGGGTTTTCATATCCACATGGGAGACATAAATCATGATATCATTGAGCTGGGAATTGAATTGCCGCTCCTGAAGCGCCGCATCAATACTGGACCTGGCCAGTTCTATACTCTTTTTTTTCAGGGAAAGCTTGCCCCATGAAACCCCGAACACTGTCACCCACATGGTCAGCAGGGTGGCGAGCACCGCAAAGACCAGCACCGGCGGCAGCAACTTGTACAGGGAGACCCCAGCCCCTTTCAGAGCGGTAATTTCATTTTCCCCGGACATGCGCATAAAGGTCAGAAGAACGGAGATCATGGCGGACATGGGAATGGTGAATTCCATGAACCGGGGCAGGGTAAAGCCGATCATCATCAGGATATCCGCCACATTGGTGTCGTAATTGACCACCATATTGGTGATCTCGGGTATCCGGGTCATCAAAAATACAAAGGTCAAAAAAAAGAGACTGATGACAAAAGGCGGCACCAGCTCCATGAAAATATATGTATGCGTACGCTTAATTCCAATCATTGCCTTGGGAAAATACGAATTCATTGCCCGGGTGTCAATGCATACTCTTGTTTTCAATTCTTTTTTTTTCTGGTAATGATGGGTGCCATGAAATGTATCATCGCAGCAAGCGGTCAATTGACACCCACCCGGGAGATCCGGGCCCAGTTCAGCGACGCAGATCTAATCATAGCGGCGGACGGAGGCGCCAGCCATCTGCACCGGATGAAGATCACCCCGGACATCATCATTGGCGACCTGGATTCCATCTCTTCTGACACCCTGGATTTTTTTTCCTCTGCCCGGGTGCCCATAAACACCTACCCCTCGAAAAAAGATCAGACCGATACGGAACTTTGCATCGAATATGCGGCTACCAAGGGATGTACCCAAATCGTATTCCTGGGGGTGACCGGCCACCGGCTGGACCATACCATAGCCAATGTACTCCTCCTCCGCCGCACGGCAGACCTGGGGATTGACGCCCGGATCATGGACGCCCACAACGAAATTTACCTGGTGGTATCGGATCTCACCCTGAAGGGGGTACCCGGGGACCTGCTTTCGGTCATCCCTGTATCGGAAAGGGTCACCGGCCTGACCCTGGAAGGCCTTGAATATCCCTTAAAGAATAAAACACTTGAAATGGGCACCGCCCTGGGGGTGAGTAATTGTTTTACCGGCACCCGGGCGCACATCAGCATTGCATCGGGAGTACTCCTCGTAACAAAGTCCAGGGAGTAGTAAGCGGAGTAATCCGTCAGGATTTTTCCTTTTCTCCATCAGGCTTGCCGTCTTTGCCTTCGGTACCCTCCCCCTCTTCTCCCCCCTCGGGTGTCTCTGTGATGGTATGCTCGATAATGAACTCTTCCACCTTGGCCACAGAGGAGGCCACAATGACATGGTCAATCTTGATTTCTTTGATGAATCCCTCCATATAGGGATTAAGAACATCCATCAGCTTTTTTTTCTGGCTTTTAATTTTCTCAAAATTTTCAACATCCCCGTAGACCAGTGAACTTAAAAAAAGAATAGCCGCATCCCTGGCCTTGGGATGAATGGTGGGCACCACTTGATCCGGCATCAGTTCCTTGAGTGCCAGGCTCATGTTCAGGCAGAGATACCGGTCCCTGGCATTGGAGGAATGTTTATTTAAATTAACCGCAATGGGCTTCATCGGTATGATTGGGGCGGCTTCACCGCTGTCCCCCCCGGCCTTCTGCCCCCCGGTTTTCTTCCACTCTGCCACCCGGCCGTTCTCTTCCTTGAGCACCATCAGGCGGCTTTGCAGGTCTACGATCTCGAAGAAACTGGTATCGTTCTTCTCCCAGACCTCTTCGATATCAGACTCAACCACAGTAAAAATCAGCTGATCGTCCTCCATATGCCAGGACCCGTTTGCACTGCCTTTTGAACTGACAATCTTGGAGGTGGCATCTGCAATACGGACCGAGGAATTCCATGTTCCCTTTGGATTTATGATCAAAAGGACGTATGTCCGGTTTCTGTAATGCGTCCAGTTGCCCAGCACCAGTTCTTCCCGGCTTGGCTCTTTTTCTCCGCAGCCCGTTATTCCGGATACGGCAATGAGAATAAGCATTAGCAAAAAAGAGACCTTGAATGCCTCCCCTGATTTACGCCTGATCTGTCCGTACATGGTATTGTCCTGAGATTATGGGTTTATCCTCATGATAGACAGGCTATCACGGCCGGTGAAACGGGTCAAGGCAGGGTCCGGTACAACGAAACGCCTGCCGGCCTTCATCTCTTAAGTTCGGGGGGAACGGTGAAAAACTTTAGTCAAAGCAAGGCTGTTGAGGGATGGAAAATGAAAAAGGCGTCCGTACACAGAGGGTGTCCAGACGCCTTCTTATTAAATGGCTTAAATTACTTAATCGCCGCAGGAACCGCCTGAGCAACCGCCGCAGCCGCCGCCCTGGCCCAGATCAATATTTGAGTCAAGGTGAAATCCCATTCCGGTGAAATCAATCTTGATTTTTTCGGCTTTTGCCATGAAATCTTTATCAACGACAAACTTAAGCCCTTTAACGTCAAAAGAATCGTCTGTATCTTTAGGCTCATCCAGAGCCATTGCAAGGGACGGGCCACCTCAGCCGCCGGAGTTAAGAAAAATTCTGATAGGGGTGGGTTCCTTCCCCTGGAAATAATCGTCGATCTGCGTTTTAGCAGGATCAGTCAACTCAATCATTGTAACACTCTCCTTAAAATCTAATATTTGGCCATTCAGAGGCCGCCCCCTGAATAGCCTTACGTTAACCACACTTATCGGCCTGTCAATGTCAAGGCCTTGCATTTTTTCCATAAGTATACCATAGTTAGTGACCGACTCAATGCCAAACTTTTACCCAAAACAACACCCGGACCCGACATGAAACTATCTGTTCCCTTTATTCCGGACCCGGACTACGCCGGATTCCTGGCGGCGCGCAGCGAAATGCTGTCATCACTCTATTTTCCCCTGGACACAGCCATTCCCTTTGACGCCCGGGTAAAACTCTGTGGTGTGGCCGACACGGCCCAGGACAGACTAGCCCGGCTTCTGTCCCCCCTGTCCGATGTAAAAAAATATATCCTCATGAACACGCGATTTGTGCCCCCAGAGGTCTACATGGACAAGGGGGGGCTGCGCCGGTTCCTGGACACGCTCTCCCGGCTGGCGCATGCGGTTGGCATTCAGGGCATTGTGGTTTCCGATCTTTACCTGCTCAACGCCCTGGATCGAACCGGCCATGATATCATTCCCCGCCTCGAAGCCGTGCCCGGGGTCAACACCATGCTGGACAGCCCTGAAAAGCTGTTCAGTCACCTGGAAATGATCGGTCAGACCCGGTTTGCCCTGCCCGGCCGCATCATCCCCGACCGGTCCCTGAACCGGAATCCAGACAGGCTGCGGGATATGTACACCCGGGTGAAGGCCGCCTATCCGGATATGTCCATAGAACTGCTGGCCAATGAAGGCTGTATTTACCACTGTCCCTTCAAGCCGGCCCACGACGCCCACATTGCCCTGTCCAACACCGGCCTGGTCCGGGAAGCCACCTGGGAGATGAACCGGACAATGGGCTGCCATGCTTATTTCAGCACCAATCCCCATAAATTTTTAAAATCCCCCTTTATCCGCCCCGAAGACGCCATCCATTACCGGGGCATGGCCGACAGCCTTAAACTCTGCGGCAGAACCATCGGCACCGCCTTTTTGAAACAATGCATCCGGGCCTATTCTGCCCGGTCCTTTAAAGGCAACCTTCTGGCACTTATGGATACGGCCCGGTTCATGGCCGATCGGATCAACATCTCCAACCATGCCCTTGGCCCTAACTTTTTTAAAACGCTGACCACCTGTACAAAAGAGTGCAAACAATGTAGGATATGTGACACCATTTTCGAACAGACCGCTGAAATAAAACCTGTTGGCCTAAAGGCATATGAGGATATCCAATGAAGATACTTGTGACCGGAGGCGCCGGCTATATCGGCAGCCATACCTGTGTAGAACTTCTCAATGAAAACCACGAAGTTGTCGTTCTGGACAACCTGTGCAACAGCTCCCTGGAATCCCTTCGCCGGGTTGAGAGCATCACCGGCAGATCCCTTGAATTCCATGAAATTGATCTTCTGGATCCCCCTGGGATCAAATCCGTCTTCACCACCCACAAGGACATCGACGCCGTCATCCATTTTGCCGGCCTCAAAGCGGTAGGAGAGTCCGTGGAAAAGCCCCTGGCCTATTACAGCAATAATATCACCGGCACACTGAACCTGATCGCGGCCATGGGGGAAGCCGGGGTAAACGCCATTGTCTTTTCCTCCTCGGCCACGGTATACGGCGACCCGGCCAGCCTGCCCATTAAAGAAAAGTTCCCCCTTTCAGTTACCAATCCCTACGGCAGAACCAAGCTGATGATTGAAGATATCCTGACGGACCTTCATGCCTCAGCCCCCCAATGGCATATCTGCCTGCTCCGGTACTTCAACCCTGTGGGCGCCCACCATTCGGGCCTCATCGGAGAAGACCCCAGGGGGCTGCCCAACAATCTGATGCCCTATATCGCCCGGGTGGCAGTGGGGCAGCTGCCAAAGGTCAATGTATTCGGCAACGATTACGACACGCCTGACGGCACAGGGGTAAGGGATTTCATCCATGTCACAGACCTGGCCCGGGGCCATATCTGCAGCCTGCCCAAACTCATGGCCACCCCGGGGGTTCAGATATACAACCTTGGTACCGGACAGGGCTACTCCGTGCTTGAAATGATCCGTGGTTTTGAAAAGGCTTGCGGCCACGATATCCCCTACGAGATAACCCCCAGGCGCCCCGGGGACATTGCAGCATGCTGGGCCGATCCTTCCAGGGCCCAGAAAGAACTGGGCTGGAAGGCCCGCAAAACAATGGAAGACATGTGCCGGGACACCTGGCACTGGCAGCAGAAAAACCCCGAGGGGTATTAAGAAGGGAGAAAAAAATGGCGGATTATATCCAGGAATTAAAGTCGCTGTTAGATGCCCGGAACACCGAGGCCGCAAAAGCGGCCATGAAAGGCATTGAGGAAAGGTCCGACGCCGACCAGCAGGCAGTGATTGAAATGCTGGCCCTGACCAAGGACAAGGATGCCCTGCCCCTGACCTCCTTTCTCATGGAAAAAATCAGCCCCGACCACCCCTTCCACAAAAGGCTCTTTCAGCTGGCCACGGACAGGGCCCATGTCAATTACAGCTTCGCACAGGTACTCCTGAAACATGCTGACGAGGCCCAGCGCATGCAGCTCATACCGCTGCTGAAGCATATCATGACCAAAGAAATAAAAGGAGAAAAGCTCAACCAGCTCATCCGGACCCTGGGCAAGATGAAACTGGCCCCCCTGGTGGATGATCTGGCGGAATTCATCTTCTATGATGAACCTGGCCTGAAGCGGGAAGCCGTAAAAGCCCTGGAACGGATCGGAACGGCGAAAGCCCTGGAACGCCTGGAACAGGTTGCCAAAACAGAAAAATGCGACATGGACATCCTGGATGCCGTGGATGTCCTCAGGGACAGTCTTGCATCCTCAGAAGAGACTGCCCCGGAACCGGAACAGGCAACCGCCTCCCCCGCCACACCGGCAGCCCCGGTACAGGAATCCGCCCCCACGCTCAGGGCACTCACCGCCCCCGGCCTTTTGGAACGGGCAGCCGCCTGTGAGTATTACTCTGACCGGGGCGACCAGGTGGCCCAGCTCCTTCACGAAAATCTGGACACCCCTGACCACGACCTTCTGATCAACCTGCTCAGGCTTGCGGCAAGAACCATTCCCAGGGGCGCCTTGGGGGACCTTCTCACCCTTTCAGGGCAACGGGATCTGGACAACTCGGTAAAGTTCTCAGTATACACGGCCCTCTCCCGATTTCCGGAAATTGAGTCCGCCGCCGCCATCCTCAACGGGATAACAGACCCGGTCATGTACATCCGCACGGCCGCCGTAAAACTCCTTGACCGGCACTGCTCGGATTATGTCACAGCGGAAATCAAGCAGAAAATCGAATCCGGCACCAAAACCGGGGAAACCCTGGGGATGACCATACTGGATGCCAAAGCCACCCGCCTCATCGACGCCCTGATGGATTCCGACACCTTTTCCTATATCAGTTCCAACTACCTGGAACGGAACGCGCCGGCCCAGGTCATTGACGCCTATATTGAGGTGCTTGAAAAAAGAGGCAGAAGGTCCACCGTAAAAAAATACACCCGCCTCAGATCCGAAAGAGCCGGGCAGAAAGCGCCCTGGATCGCAGTGATTTACCCGGACGCAGCGGCGCTGGATGTATATGCCAAACTCATCCACGGATGCGGATTCCAGGCCCGGACCTTTACCACCTCCTTTGATGCCTTTGAGTTTATCATGGCCGAAAAACCGGTGGCCGTGGTCTGCGACCTCTTCATCGGGCAGCTCACGGTCCTGGACATGGCCCGGGAAATCCGGGAACTCTATTCTCCTGAAGAAGTTCCCGTCATTGCCTCCTCCCTGCAAAAACACCTGGACCCCGTACTTTTGGAACAGCAGTTCACCGAAGCCGGCGTCAACGCTTTCTGCCCCTTCCCGGCCAAACCCAGCCAAATTAAATCCTGGGCCGGCACCAGGTGAACCAGAGACAAAAAACCGGACGTCCCCTGGCCATCGGCGCCCGGTTGAAAGCCTGCCCAGGCATCCGCACCATTGGATTCAGACCCAATTTCAGGGATTACAGCCCGGCGGAGCGGAAGCAAATCATGGCCGCTGAAAAAATTTACTACCCGACGGCCTTTTATGCGGACCTTTTCAATGCCATGGGCAAGCCCACATTTCCCAGTTTCCACACCTATAAATTCGCCCAGGATAAAATAAGGCAGACCGCTGCTTTCAATATGCTGGGCATCCCCCATCCCCGTACCCAGATCTTTTACGGTCCCAAACAAAAAAAACAGATTCTTAGTTATTTCAGCTTTCCCTTTGTGGCCAAAATTGGCAGGGGATCGGCCAGGGGCAACGGGGTTTTCCTCATTAAAACCCAGGAGGACCTGGATACATACCTCTCACGCAAAGGCCCGGCCTATATCCAGGAATACCTGCCCATTGAAAGGGATATGCGCCTGGTGGTCATTGGCAGAGCAGTCCGCCTGGCCTTCTGGCGCACCGCAGCCCCAGCGGAATTCAGAACCAATGTCTCCCAGGGTGCCGGCATCAGTTTCGATCCCCTGCCCCCGGCGGTGAACGACCTGGCCCTGTCCACGGCCGCCAAATGCGGGTGGGACGATGTGGGCCTGGATATTGCCGAAGTCAACGGCAGGTATTATGTGCTGGAGGGAAACATGAAATACGGCACAAAGGGCTTCCAACAGGCGGGAATCAATTACAAGGAACTGGTGGCAGA encodes:
- a CDS encoding thiamine diphosphokinase; the protein is MKCIIAASGQLTPTREIRAQFSDADLIIAADGGASHLHRMKITPDIIIGDLDSISSDTLDFFSSARVPINTYPSKKDQTDTELCIEYAATKGCTQIVFLGVTGHRLDHTIANVLLLRRTADLGIDARIMDAHNEIYLVVSDLTLKGVPGDLLSVIPVSERVTGLTLEGLEYPLKNKTLEMGTALGVSNCFTGTRAHISIASGVLLVTKSRE
- a CDS encoding lysophospholipid acyltransferase family protein, which produces MNDDQIYRLLMLLVMMLGRIPVWAADFCADLIGLLWFRIDRRHRKITLDNLTRCFGDEMNQAQIEAMGKRVFKNIASILFEVAWAQKFSKEAFLSHFTIKGLEHVKQAHAKGRGVIVVTCHMGNFEMLIPAIDETGFRGYAVYRALDFSPLDRLIRSMRQRFGVTMIPIIGASDTINDVLKSGGVVGTLLDQNVDWYKGAFVEFFGRPACTNKGLAMLALRTKAPVIPMYTVRKSREYLIEFLPEIQLVETNDNIKDLEINTQNYNDAIESMVKKYPDQYFWVHNRWKTKNYSPWPKKI
- the lptF gene encoding LPS export ABC transporter permease LptF, with amino-acid sequence MIGIKRTHTYIFMELVPPFVISLFFLTFVFLMTRIPEITNMVVNYDTNVADILMMIGFTLPRFMEFTIPMSAMISVLLTFMRMSGENEITALKGAGVSLYKLLPPVLVFAVLATLLTMWVTVFGVSWGKLSLKKKSIELARSSIDAALQERQFNSQLNDIMIYVSHVDMKTRELTDVFIEDRRTRGVISISVAPRGKLIRMSNEEVYTIRLYDGGINQVNADDNSVTHINFGHYDINIDLASMQKGGNKKLVKDLDEMSLGELVHRIRAGFKTEALDSEARMVFHEKFSIPFACLSLGLLAFPLGVQSMSLRRSSGFGLGIFFFLLYYFLLAAGWSAGETGHYPPVIGMWLPNVVMGAAGIYLLVRNAKEEPVRLPRVVRRGVEALKKRLKKRTNS
- the lptG gene encoding LPS export ABC transporter permease LptG, which produces MKCLHRYWLKEFFKFFIIIQVMILVLFVFIDYLSRMDNFFNSGIGLGRGLWYVLLKLPFMFVQLTPASLLLAVIASFGIMNRNMELTALKSSGISVYFLVKPALLAGTLLAGVMILMGETLIPISMAKANYIRYQEMSGRAQMSQGRNDIWIKSGSTLVHINFYDPVQQTAEGITCTTMGEGFRIEARIDAKKGYYDNGEWVFQGVTRQMYNPADTDYMVSTLPEIRRTLDIKPEDLGRVAQKSDEMSFSELRSYVKKVTAEGYDATTYKVDMNGKLAFPFICVIMALTGAATGMRSFVKTNLPVAIALGVVICFLYWFVYGFCMSLGYAKILPPLVAAWVGNIVFFCLGIIYLIQTE
- a CDS encoding 3-deoxy-D-manno-octulosonic acid transferase, which codes for MMILYHIAASLVFLLVLPFLPLVWLASEKRRANLLQRLGMFTGIPKKKSGAYRIWIHALSVGEVNSALPFVRRMKEEKPNAQIIFTASTRTGFETARRLMGPEKEGSPLHGLGYFPFDLWGAVLAVAGRVRPDLVCLVETDLWPGFLSIMKGKQIPVVLVNARISPRSLKGYLRLGRATVLFFSGLSHIMAQTREDAAGFRRLGVSEARISVTGNMKFDQPRPEISPTELEKLRERFGIRTGQPVWIAGSTHPGEEAMVVEAFSKIKENCPELRLIIAPRDPNRTGQLLKEQHLAPFATARLSDSGPEKSGADILFIDSMGELAMAYALCDFAFVGGSLVSCGGHNPLEPAMFAKPVLFGPHMTDFSEMERLLLDGGGAERVDGSGALAERAGAMLADAGRCRAMGEAALKVFLNNVGALDRMIKRLDHGFLH
- a CDS encoding flagellar basal body-associated FliL family protein; the encoded protein is MLIAVSGITGCGEKEPSREELVLGNWTHYRNRTYVLLIINPKGTWNSSVRIADATSKIVSSKGSANGSWHMEDDQLIFTVVESDIEEVWEKNDTSFFEIVDLQSRLMVLKEENGRVAEWKKTGGQKAGGDSGEAAPIIPMKPIAVNLNKHSSNARDRYLCLNMSLALKELMPDQVVPTIHPKARDAAILFLSSLVYGDVENFEKIKSQKKKLMDVLNPYMEGFIKEIKIDHVIVASSVAKVEEFIIEHTITETPEGGEEGEGTEGKDGKPDGEKEKS
- the lpxK gene encoding tetraacyldisaccharide 4'-kinase, translating into MVFSIKSFLKYLEKRITEISDREYRPGVFSLEGVLVAVSYVYQAMTGIRLAMYWAGILKQKKLPCPVISIGNITAGGSGKTPMTIYLAELLIDMGYRPVVVSRGYGGNYKEAAAVVGDGGQVLMDAQAAGDEPFMMAMKKRFPVVVGRKRYTAGRLAVDTFHPDVIILDDGFQHLALARELNLVLFDHDRPLGNGRMLPAGRLRETPAMARERIDGIVLTRCPISGNKGAAEKRIHEVEDYFPDHPIFYTRHQPFLARWSACPPNLDIQPRVEGLKGKKAVLFSGIAQNHAFRNTVAGLRVQILAHLEFQDHYRYNRADFEAVKAHARTLGADMVLTTEKDHTKMDPGFDWEMDLGVIGVRMGFDNEDGFKQFFKSKLNL
- the galE gene encoding UDP-glucose 4-epimerase GalE — its product is MKILVTGGAGYIGSHTCVELLNENHEVVVLDNLCNSSLESLRRVESITGRSLEFHEIDLLDPPGIKSVFTTHKDIDAVIHFAGLKAVGESVEKPLAYYSNNITGTLNLIAAMGEAGVNAIVFSSSATVYGDPASLPIKEKFPLSVTNPYGRTKLMIEDILTDLHASAPQWHICLLRYFNPVGAHHSGLIGEDPRGLPNNLMPYIARVAVGQLPKVNVFGNDYDTPDGTGVRDFIHVTDLARGHICSLPKLMATPGVQIYNLGTGQGYSVLEMIRGFEKACGHDIPYEITPRRPGDIAACWADPSRAQKELGWKARKTMEDMCRDTWHWQQKNPEGY